TACATTTACGGTAAACATCGTCCATATATTAGTATAAAGCATTTacattattaaaatcataacgTTGACATTGCTAAGCCTGCCGGGATATTTCCTCATTTTACGGTATTGTTGTTTATttggtggaatttttttttgctgcCAAAACGCATTCCAGTATAGGTGTTAACGTATCACATaattttcaacacattttgtcTGGTCCCACAGTCTCAAAGGATCCAATTTCCGATTTAAACTGACATTAATAACAGGATAACCGTTTAAATGGTTTCCAAATACCCTTTTCTTTCACTAGAAACCTATATGTTTTACAGTTCTTTGGATGTAAATGTCATTATCTAGAACTCGGCTGTTCTGTCTGGTACCGATTGCGTAATGATATAGGATCAGACCATGTATGGTCTCGTACTGATGATCTCATGTGGTTCGTCATGTTTGAAAATAACGTGATGCCAAAACTGATTTTTTCTGAGACTCTGTGGTGTTtgaggaggctgggtggtctaCAAAGTCACCATCAGATCTGCCTTTAACTTGTGAATATGACCTTTTGGGCCatgcatataaaaattatttagtaaagaaaaaatttacttattttaattttaatttacttaTATCTTTATTCAAGGTTTTCCGTCCAAAGGAGGTAAATATAGCCttaaaatggccatgaccatccaGTCCCCTTACTGGTCCTATCACCGTGACGTTGTATGTCCCGTGGATTACACCCAAACACAGTCGCCCCATCTCATACACCCAAACACAGATCACCAATCTCAAGTGAAAATTGTAgggttttgtaaaaatgtaccATGCTTTTGAAACCATCTTAATATCATTTGTTTCACTTATTTCGAAATGTCAGTTCATTCTTGAGGGCTTGGCCATTTTAAAAATACCCACGCacgttataaaaaaaatctagttCATTCATTCATGAATATGAATCATGTATCCTTAGAAAATATAATCTTGTAAATCGAAAACAATCccatttaatttataaagaatGATTAATTTCTGTATATATACTTAATGACTCCCGAGAAAGGCACAAAGAtccattgtttttaaaataaaacacaagtaAAGCTGCGGCCTCTGGTAagtggtacatgtatctgtattcAATATTCGATTTAGATATTTGATAATTACTTGATAATTACTAATATATACCTCCCTTTTGGATTTCGGCTTCGGACATCATATGAGATTAGAACACGCACCTGTTTTATGATCATCAACAAACACTTCTTCGATTGCAAACAAATCAATAAGCGTTACATTGactaaatgaattatttatatctaCTTACCTTGCTTAAGGCCCCCGGGAAGCTTTAGAAGGTACCCTTGTTGAACACAAACCGAAAGCACACACCCTATGACATAGTACATCAACATTGCATTAACTAAAGTCCTGTTTATACTCGAACGCCAGTTCACAAAGATACCCGATTCTCTAGTAGCAGTTCCAATTATGTTACGGGTATTTAAAAATCGTTGAATGTCGGTGCAGCTCCTTTGTTCGGAGGGTCTAATTTCATTCTGGGCTTTTACCAAGCAATTATTGTACTATTACGGTGTATGAAACCAGACATTGCTTtcagtaaatatttatattaaataaagtCAAGACCTTGCACATtgtgcattttgtaaagtactCACAATATTCAGGCCACAAAATCTgcagtataaaattaagtgataaaaataatttaaaattcacGTCATACTTCGGGTAGACTTTCTTTACTATCTGTATTTGATACAGAGTCATAACTGAATCTATTATAGaagagaaataaaattttttggaGCACTTAGGATGGTTTTCTACTAAGAGTCTAATCGGCTTTCTACAGTACTAAAACTTGCGCAAGAATGTCATTTTCTCTTTTTACGGTAATATATTAGTAATCATCAAATCAAATAGAAAAAAGGAAATTGCTCTTATTTACATATGTTCACAGatttctattatattttttcaaaaagtatttGAAAAGAAGACTAATTCAAAGCATGGTTTTAATATCATCAATTCAAAATGGATGATTAAAGGAACCTGGACACGGTTTTAGacgaaaattatattttttgatttccatgtataaaatagtttacttttgtattttgaatgatttgtCAAACTCTATATGTTAAAAGTcatgttacaagcgagatataGAGGAATTAagtcattgttatgtaaataaagctcgagtcttatatttgtttacaaatactgtaaagtaaagaaattgtcatttctttatcaaaataacttgtgGAAACAAGATAGACTGATTCAATGGTTTATAGATAATTTCTTCACAACAAACAGCAATATTAAATAGAAACATACCAATACAACAgacatgtaaacattaataggactcgagctttgtttacaaaacaaagaaatctaacctctgtaactcgcttgtaactcgatatttgactttcaaattttgttaaagCATTGAAAACATCTATATTAACAATTCCAgacataaaaatttaaaaaaatgaattttgaaaattttgagctcaaatcgtgtttAAGTCCCATTAAATCATCTACAATGTAACAATATACGCATAAAAGAAGGACGTTATGAACGGATGAatttttaactatttatttGCAAAAGTTATGAATAGAAGATCGAGGCAGAAGACTGCTGAAGAGCCTGTCcggaaaaaattgtaaacaaaatggCATTTATATTGAGTCGGAAATAGATAGTTTTATTGTGTCTTTTATACTCGTATCACCTACTTTGGtggaaaataaaatactgaCTTTGTTGTTATAATAAGTTTGTTAATAgactagtaattttttttttatcaatgccACTTAACTTTGTCTCAACTTAACAAAGGGACAATTACCCCAATTGacttttacatataaataagtGAAAATCAAACCCCTGAGTATAATAATTTAAGGTTCTCGACACCCCGTGACTTTTACTTTCTATGACCGTGCGTCACGGCATGGCGATTTCAACGTACTGTGAATACCAACGGAATTCTACGTCTTAAGTTTAGATGTAAACTTCTTGTTTCCATAGCCGATTCTTGTGTTCTTCAAACGTGTTCGCTCTGCGGTTCATATTTCACAAATCTGTTTTCACACGCAGCATGTTCCTGCTACAGTCTCTCCGACTTGCACAATGACTGGTGGAATAGCATATCAAACAGATTTGATATAAACCTCGGGGCAGAACTATGCAGCCTTACAGAAAACGAACTCTTTATTGTCCTCTTAGGCCGCCATACTCAAACTGTTCTGTCCGTTTCCGAAGAAAAGGAAACGCAACAGCAGTCTTCTTGTGTAATGTTGTGGCAAATAAAAGTGTCTCTGTGACAAGTGACATGTACTAATTtatactgtttatttatgtgtatttctattctctctctctctctctctctctctctctctctctctctctctctctctctctctctctctctctctctctctcatatgacATTCTAGACTTTAATGTAACGGTCTTGATATCATGTCCATTATGTAtgtgtatctctctctctctctctctctctctctctctctctctctctctctctctctctctctctctctctctctctctctctctctctctctctctctcatgacaTTCTATACTTTAATGTAACGGTCTTGATATCATGTCCATTGTAAATacgtttatatttatttgattatgtaatttatttactgTAACATTAATCTctatacagagaaaattaaaaGATGAATTAATAAAGTAGCACAATGGATACAGTTTGTGATAATGCGGGTCACGAGTTCAAACACAGCAGGGTCCTTTGTGTATTATGCTAGAATTCCATATCCCTAAGGAAAATAGGGAAATTTGggctttatttataaaatacatgaagCCGTGCCTTGAGTTTATAAAATGCACCTTATTGTTGCATAAACAGTGAGTGCGgttgtttatcttttaataaGTCTTTAAAATAAACTATCCTTTTGTATTTTGCAATTAATCTTTATGGTGCAGGTGCATATATGTTTgtgtattttctatttattttctgACAAAATATCTAGATGCCAGaggtttaacaattttttttggataatttttacaactttaagCCACTTCACAtgagttaaaaaatttatttaactaGTACGGAAATACTCTGCCTGGGgaaatcaacttttaaaaaccCCCGACAATCTGATTAACAAAGAATCCTTGATGCTCCTGATTAACGATTCGTCGTTAAACAGCGAGGAGCATTTGGGATAtagttttaatcaaattgaaaaaaccGACAGATGTCCTTCTACTATTCactgcttaaattttacaatgtcCATCATTATGTTCTTGTGAATGTGAATTAAAATGgaatgggacacctccataatTGTGACAAACTTTCTTTCGAAGTAAACGATAAATGAACAGTAATTTTGTACACTTTTTTTCAGATCTGgtgacaaacaaaataaatggtGCAATTGATAGGATAATGCAATAGCTAATTATACTATTATAAGTCCCGAGTTGAATTCCGCTGGggaataattgaattttataactgtaattcattatcaaattaagtacaatctgaaaatttttaaagctgTGATTGTGAGGTTTactcgatttttaaaaaatctctagTAAAACTTAAGGGTAATTCTACATATGACGTTGGATGAAGCTGATGTGGtttgtatgtttacatgtatacagttcATTATCTTCATCCGAAAATTTTGcgaatataaaattgattattttcataaaGTGGCATCTGTTCTTTGATTTCTGGAAACAATATCTATCAATGACCCACCATATAGTTCATctatatttaatacaatattaaaGTATCGTTTGCAGTTATTAGTCTTTGATGGTGGAAtgtaatataaaagttaaaGTTGATGCAAATGAAAGGTGAATTGAGGAAATTAGAGGTcatcaaattgtaaaattatgatttacGATTCGAAAAGACCTTGGACAAAAATTTGTTAGCAACTACAACTGATATTTATTGAACGAGATTCATATCCACAAGgtatcaacaacaaaacaatgaaACGGGAGAATGTTCTTTAAAATGGGTGCTAGGCATCACTTGTTTAAAACTTTGAATGAATCGGGCCCAGTGACTTGGTAGTCTATGGAGTTGAAGCCCAGGAGATTGTTGAATCTTTCCAGCATCACATAGTCATTTAGCTTCTCCATCACTGGGGGCAGGGGCTCAATGCCCGCCCACTCAGCCAGCTCCTTGTTGAAGCACCACTGACGATCCTCGTCCCCAAAGAAGTGGTAGTAAGTTTTGGGCTTCCCTGCATCTAACAGATCCTGATATTCTTGATCACTCTCGCGTTTCATTTCCTCCTTCGACGGAAGTGGCGCCCTTCCCTCTAGAGCAGCGACCGCGACTTTGGACTGATTGTGTATTTGCGGAAAGTGATTCCACTGCTTCGGGATCCCGACAAAGATTAGGTTGGGGTAATCTATGTGGaccatgtgcttgtagagcggTGTCACCCTCTCGTTCTCCGTACTGATCAGGCCTTCCTGAAGGAACGGGAAGCTGTACTTGTATCCGGTGCAGAATATGACAGAATCCACTTCCGCTTCCGTTCCATCGGTAAAAACGGCTGTTGTTTCGGTCATGCGCACAATTGACGGTTTCTGTATGATGTCATCTGGGAATGAGGGTGACATGGTCTTCCTTCTGTGACATGCGTAAACCTTTACAATAGAATGGAGATGAAATgatcctttttaaaattttaaattcttggtaattttgatttgtaaataacatttattatcAAGAATCTAAAATATTGTAGATGATAACAGCATACAAGAAAATCCACAGAACTTGCTTCTCTATAACTGCTTATTATTGGACTTAATAATAATACTAGATTAAAAAGTCTTACTCTTTTTGCTTGGGTCGAAACTTGAATTGCGATGTCTTCTCCCGAGTAATGCATCCCGAGCACGGCTACTCTTTGATTGGCGAAAGACTCCACGTGACGATAGTCTCTGCTGTGTAGAATTTTCCCGCAGAATTTGTCCATATCAGCAATGTCGGGAATGTTCGGTTTGGAATCGTGCCTACAAAAGTACAGACTTTGCTGATAGGATGTAATGAAGTGATAATGGAAGTGAGTCACGGCTTGgttaatatattaaaagtaGCTTGAATCATACTTTTGTAGGAACAAGTTTCATAAAATCAAGTCGCCATTTTCAAAGTCACATGACTCACAACCATGAATATGATCAAGTGGTCTgtatattttttgcttttttttcaagtgtaggtattttatcttttaaccAATGTTATTTATTACCATCAATATAACAAGTCAAAGATTGAAAAACTATTGATTGGAAACAATTAGGGGGTACATATACTaaagtaaaatcaaacaaatcacCTCTATAGTAATTGCTAAAAACACAAAAGTGACGTATTCACAAACCGCCCACTCGAAGTGCTGATTGCAAAATGTACTAAATGTTGTAAGCTATCTTCTTGAATGCTAAAGACttaaaatctaaataataaagttgtttgaaataaaagaaaccaaaatggtattaaaaatgtttgaatttggTAGTTTACTTGGTTGTGCAATGGTATGGATGTAGGCAatgttatttacatttctttttaaaatcaagtgtCATGTCAAGTGATCTATTACAATGGCTTTGTTTTCTCATGAAATCCCAAAATGATGTTAAGGGCAATGTCGAAATGTGCGAATACTTTTCGAATTCGCGTCGAATTCTCTTGGTGGTTGATAACTTTCATGTAAATTAGACACAAATATCAATGCATGCCGGGAATTTTCCTGTTTGCAATCGGGTTGAATGGGCGGTTATACATACCCATTACAGACAAACACAGCATCGAACACCTCCTGGGTGGTCTCCCCCAGTTTACGTATATCAGAGTATATGATGTTCCAGCGGACTTGGTCAGTCGTGTTGACGGGACTGACCTCTCGTACAAGCATATTGGTCTGAATAACAAATCTCTATACATCATTATCAGCCCACTGGGTGGGCGACATCTAGACCTTTTCCGGGGTCGGAGGGGACTAGGGGATCGGTGGGCAGTGTTCACACTGCAAAATCTGAACAAATGCTGAAAGCTCGAACCTAGAGTATAGTCATATTGAAACGCCTCACAGTAGATATGTGCAAAAATATTCCCTCGAATAATGTATTTGCGTGTATCTGACTGAGAAACGCCGGAGATTATCCAAAGTCTCATCATTTTGCGGGGAGATTTCATGACTATACATAAGTTTAAGCCTTGGCATTATTTGCTCAAAAAATAAGTAAGTGTGGCGAAATGGGACTGACAACCAAGTATATTGGCGAAATTTTGGCGAAATTGGGGATTTGGGCTTACAAAGCATGGCGAAATGGGAAAATACCAAATCCTGGCATCAGATCCAAAAAGTTTATATTGCACAAAATCGCCATTATTCTCATGcattttaaaagcatatttGGTTATTAATTCCTtaacaaaaatcttttaatCAATATCGAACATTTACAAaacgatatatttcatttaaatatttatatttttcaaatattttcagaaaGGAGATTGAAAAAGGTCTACATATACATCTGTAAGTAATTTGcacatcagaaaaaaaataaagagaaaagcatttataaataaaaataatttatctgtTTAACAA
The nucleotide sequence above comes from Magallana gigas chromosome 2, xbMagGiga1.1, whole genome shotgun sequence. Encoded proteins:
- the LOC105325018 gene encoding senecionine N-oxygenase: MASEKKRIAVIGAGPAGLCTLKHLSQSSEDYEIVAFERNFWPGGLWVYTDMTGSDEYGVPIHSAMYKKLKTNLPKELQEFPGFQYPKEWKSYISRKQCLQYLNEFTDHYDLRKYIKTNMLVREVSPVNTTDQVRWNIIYSDIRKLGETTQEVFDAVFVCNGHDSKPNIPDIADMDKFCGKILHSRDYRHVESFANQRVAVLGMHYSGEDIAIQVSTQAKRVYACHRRKTMSPSFPDDIIQKPSIVRMTETTAVFTDGTEAEVDSVIFCTGYKYSFPFLQEGLISTENERVTPLYKHMVHIDYPNLIFVGIPKQWNHFPQIHNQSKVAVAALEGRAPLPSKEEMKRESDQEYQDLLDAGKPKTYYHFFGDEDRQWCFNKELAEWAGIEPLPPVMEKLNDYVMLERFNNLLGFNSIDYQVTGPDSFKVLNK